TAGACCgctctatttttaatataacgTCTACCACCTATGAAATGCCTCATAAAGTAAATTTTATCTCCATTGTGCAGAGTGTTCCTTTTTTcccctttaatttatttaagcaCAATTTGCTTATACTGCTGTCAAGCCTTACTGATAGAAATAGTATAGCTTGTCGTCACCCCATGGCCAAAGCCATGATAAAATGATAGCTAGTGTTTTTCTTTTGGAGACTTGTTTGATTTATCGTATGGATAAATTTATCAGGAAAACAAATCCCTTCCGTTCTTTGGACATTTCCTTCTGATGTTAGATATTTAATGTAAGAGTTTGCTAGTTATCAAAATCAAGATAACTGAGAGTTTCCTCCATTTGATGTAGCTTCTTGGGAGGAGCAGTGGCTTTCAAGTAGCACCAACTCATCGCCCATGTACCAAAGGCATTTGGTTGTGGAGTGCACCTTTACGAAGAACAGCTCTTGATGGAACAGAATACAACCTTCTACTGCTCGACACTGAAGGAATCGATGCTTATGATCAAACGGTTAGATTTTgtgcttaaatatttttatcattgcTGTACTGGTAAAATACGGGCAGCTTTCTTCGATTCACCATGCTTTTTTTCCTTATAGTAGATTCATTCATTTTTACCTACTCCCCCACCTCCATTAAATGACAAAGAAAATGTCAGCTATGTGTCAACTCTGAATAATTGTTTTCCTTTCTTGTTTGGGTTAGTACTCTGCATAATTGTCCCTCACTGAGTATTATTCTtactcttcaaaaaaaaaaattgttcccTTCTAACTTGTTCATTTTGGGTTTGATTAAACTTTAAAGGAATAGGAACTCAAGGAATACTTTTTCTCTGGCAACCCCCCTCCCTTCTATTTATGTCTTCCTCCTTATTCATCTTTTAGTTGTTCAACAGGGAACATACAGCACTCAGATATTCTCCTTGGCAGTCCTCCTCTCGAGTATGTTTGTTTATAACCAGGTTTGAACTACTCAGGCATGGATCTCCTATCTCTTTCTGACAAGATGTTCTTGCTAGATAATCATTCAATCACAAAGGGCTTAGGTTATGTGTCTTGCAGGAATGCCTTTTTTCTTATAGTTACTACTTACTAATGAGAAAAGACATTCTCATAAGATACATTCCTCATCCTTTTGATTTATATACTTGTGTTGTTTTCACTGTCTGCTTTTTTTGACTTCTTGTTTGTTTTGTATCCAATTCAGACTAGTTtcctaatatttttattgattagaTGGGTGGTATTGATGAAGCTGCTCTTGATCGGCTCTCTCTCGTCACTGAAATGACTAAGCATATACGTGTTAGAGCTTCTGGAGGAAGGACCAGTGCCTCTGAGCTTGGACAGTTCTCTCCAATCTTCGTTTGGTTGCTCAGGGTAAGTtggaatttatttattaatatcagTTTAGCTTCTTTTAAGGTTTTCTCTTCTGAATTATAAGTAAATGGCATACACGtattactattttcttttgaatagGATTTCTATTTAGACTTGACTGAGGATAATCACAAGATAACACCACGAGACTACCTAGAGCTTGCTTTACGACCAGTTCAAGGTGGTAGGAGAGATGTAGCTGCTAAAAATGAGGTACTTACATCAAAtcattgttcttttattttgcTTATCCACAAAAGCTCAATTGTTATGAGTAATCTTCTCTATCCTAAGGGCTTCAATGATAGTTCTGTTTTGCCTTTTTTGATCTGGTGGtagttctttctttcttattaaAAAAGAGAGTATCTCTCTATCCAAAGGACTGGCTGGCTGATCTTGTAGAATACTTGCACGTGATTATTTTTGTCTcatattttgtataaataaattcCCATTgtagataaaaaatttaaacttgtgACTGCAGATTAGGGAGTCCATTCGTGCTCTTTTCCCTGACAGAGAATGCTTCACCCTTGTGCGGCCACTGAGCAATGAGAATGAGCTCCAACGGCTTGACCAGATACCTGTCAGTGCTAATGATTATTTCTTGTATTCTCTGTGATTAAAATTACTATCTAATTGTTTTATTGTGGGAATAATACTTCATAGTTCTTACTGTGGTTTCACGTCACCTGCAGATAGAAAAACTAAGGCCGGAGTTTAAAGCAGGTCTTGATGCTTTGACAAGATTTGTTTTTGAGAGGACTAAACCGAAGCAGTTTGGAGCTACTGTAATGACAGGGCCAATATTTTCCCGTATAACTCAGTCCTTCGTTGATGCTCTTAACAATGGGGCAGTGCCCACAATTACATCTTCATGGCAGGTAGATATTAGCACATTTTGTTTCTTCAATCTgcttgttgtttttgttgttcttttttgtATTTACAGTAGTATTAGttgttatatattatttggTTGTGGACACTGAGAGGACAAACTGGAGAAAAACGATTATTCTTGCTTTAGATTCTTTTATGTGCATGATTTGTAACCTAGCTTCATTGATATTTTGTATTAGAGGCTTGTGACCTTTATATATTGTTTCATGACCATGCATTCTTCGGGCTTATGGTAAATATTGTGTCATAAGGAACTGAATTCTGATACATATGGAAACCACTAAATCCTTCACTTAATAGAGGCATCTTTATTTCCTCTACTACGATCTAAATCAAATATTGTTTGTTTTCTTTGACAAAAGAATGGTAATATGACATCTTTATGCTCATGTTGCCTTTCTTCCTTCTTATAGATTTGCATAAAAAGTTTCACCAATTCCATTGTCTAAAGTTGAACTATTTGCTTATCTTGCTCTATGGGCCTTCATTGTAACATTGTTTCTTCAGATTGCTCATGACccatatgatttttatgtatcTTGGCTGCCCTTCTTGTTTTCCTGCAGCTTGCTCTTTTGTTACTCATTTGTACTATCGAAAATTCAGAAACAATGAATTTGGAATACATGATGGGACCAGCGGATAATTGTAGAATTACTCAACGTTCTAAATTATGTGAGAAAATTGAGCTGGGAAGCACTTTGCTGATAGCTTTTAGAAGTAGGGAGCATACTGAGATGTGTAGATGTCCAATCCTGCAACAGTTAGTTGTTTGGCCTAGTCTTGGGCTTGTCTCAGACTTCAATGGACAAAATAAGTGACTATATTTCATTTTGTGGCTAAAATTGCACTTCTCTGCGGTATGAAGAAATGGATGACTTTTTTTTCAGGGATCTCTTATTAGATGCTAATAACTGCATGTTGTTTATTTCCTTTCTACCTCTACTATCTTATTTGGTTTGCTAGTAAGTCAGTTTCTATTCCCTTTGCTATTAAATTGGACTGACAAAAATGGCAGACTTACTAGCTTAGTAGTGAATAGTTTTGGTCTAGGTTTCTCATGCTTTTTGGTATGCTACTTGTATTGTATATAGTGGTTCTTCCACATTAATAAAGTTAGTCACTACTTCGTAAAAAAACAGTGAAATCTTGCGGATATTATTTGACTTCCCATCTGTAATTGTACTTTGTGAAAAGTAGTTTTCAGATGAAGCATAATGCTAGTAACcatttttttatcctttatgTACCTTCCacatgatatgaaattttgttGACTAATTTTCCTGCGGCAGAGCGTTGAGGAAGCTGAGTGTCAAAGAGCATATGACTTGGCTGCTGAAATGTATATGTCTTCTTTTGATCGTTCTAAGCCACCGGAGGAAGTAAGTACTGCTGTGTTTCACAAGTaatgtaatttaaaaatatctacTGATATTTTTGTAATTGCAGGCTTCACTAAGAGAAGCACATGAAGATGCTATCCAGAAGTCCATGTCTGCATTTAATTCTACGGCTGTAGGGGCTGGATCCATCAGAACCAAATATGAGAAACGTCtccaaaatttcataaagaaagCATTTGAGgttttgattattatttctgccccctttttttgtttgttttgatgACTGTAGTGTCCCAGCCACCTTTCTTGTTCCTCGACTAAATTCCCCCTAATATTTAGGAAAAGAGGTCCACAAGAGGTGTATAGTTGGAGAAGGCTTAAATTCACCCTTAAAATGATTGGACATGTCACATTTTAGTTGTGTCTTTACATTTGCTTGCATATTAACTTTACTTTGATATATCTCTAAAAATATGCTGATTTGCACTGATTCTAATGTAGGACATTAGAAAGGATGCTTTTAGGGAGTCTTCTCTACAATGTTCTAATGCGATACAGGACATGGAAACTAGACTGAGAAAAGCTTGTCATGCTCCTGATGCAAAAGTAGATACTGTGCTCAAAGTAAGTCTTTATAGTAGACTTTAAAACCTATTTGGGTAGATAAACTAAAATTGTTTGTATAATGAGTTGTTTACGTTGTAAATCCATGTTGTATGTAGGTTCTTGATGATTCTGTATCCAAATATGAAGCTAAGTGTCAAGGTCCTGAAAAATGGAGAAAGCTACTAGTCTTCTTACAACAAAGGTTTGTTATTCCATAGTTCTTACTGGAGCACTTCGGTTTAGGAATGTATATGTTATTCATTTTTGAATTTGCAGCTTGGAGGGGCCACTTGTTGATCTCATCAACAAACAAATGGACCAAATTGGGTCAGAGAAAAATGCACTTGCATTGAAGTGTCGTTCCATTGAGGATAAGATGAGCTTTCTTAACAAACAACTGGAAGCTAGTGAGAAGTTTAAATCTGAATACTTGAAGCGCTATGAAGATGCCACCAGTGACAAGAAGAAGCTTGCAGAAGATTATGCAAGCCGTATTGCAAATTTGCAGAGTAAATATAGTCTGTTAGAAGAAAGATATGCCAGCTTATCAAAAACATTAGATTCTACTAGAATCGAGTCCATGGAATGGAAAAGGAAATATGAGCAGTTACTTTCGAAACAGAAGGCTGAGGAGGAACAGTCAAATGCAGAGATAAGTATTCTTAGGTCGAGAACTAGTGCTGCAGAAGCAAGGGTTAATGCTGCCAAAGAGCAAGCTGAATCTGCTCAAGAGGAGGCAGAGGAGTGGAAACGTAAGTACGGCATTGCTGCCAAGGAAGCAAAGAATGCTCTTGAGAAGGCAGCAGCTGTCCAAGAGCGCACTA
This window of the Solanum pennellii chromosome 2, SPENNV200 genome carries:
- the LOC107011422 gene encoding guanylate-binding protein 1-like; this encodes MLRFFGRGSPQQDSPSPSPSPSSSPSPSPPKRSSVNVASGPARPIRFVYCDEKGKFQIDPEALAVLQLVKEPVGVVSVCGRARQGKSFILNQLLGRSSGFQVAPTHRPCTKGIWLWSAPLRRTALDGTEYNLLLLDTEGIDAYDQTGTYSTQIFSLAVLLSSMFVYNQMGGIDEAALDRLSLVTEMTKHIRVRASGGRTSASELGQFSPIFVWLLRDFYLDLTEDNHKITPRDYLELALRPVQGGRRDVAAKNEIRESIRALFPDRECFTLVRPLSNENELQRLDQIPIEKLRPEFKAGLDALTRFVFERTKPKQFGATVMTGPIFSRITQSFVDALNNGAVPTITSSWQSVEEAECQRAYDLAAEMYMSSFDRSKPPEEASLREAHEDAIQKSMSAFNSTAVGAGSIRTKYEKRLQNFIKKAFEDIRKDAFRESSLQCSNAIQDMETRLRKACHAPDAKVDTVLKVLDDSVSKYEAKCQGPEKWRKLLVFLQQSLEGPLVDLINKQMDQIGSEKNALALKCRSIEDKMSFLNKQLEASEKFKSEYLKRYEDATSDKKKLAEDYASRIANLQSKYSLLEERYASLSKTLDSTRIESMEWKRKYEQLLSKQKAEEEQSNAEISILRSRTSAAEARVNAAKEQAESAQEEAEEWKRKYGIAAKEAKNALEKAAAVQERTSKQAQLREDALRDEFSSTLANKEEEIKEKAVKLEQAEQRLSTLNLELKVAESKIQNYDLEVSALKHEIKELGERFERMNATALSFEREVRILEQEKVHLEQKYRSEFSRFEEVEDRCKSAEREAKRATELADKARVEAATAQKEKSEIHRVAMERSAQIERNGRNIQNLERQRDDLADELERCRASEFDAQSKVTTLEARVEEREKEIESLLKSNNEQRASTVQVLESLLETERAARSEANNRAEALSVQLQTTQGKLDLLQQQLTKVRLNETALDSKLRTASHGKRARIEEYEAGVESALNMGTNDRVTRGNKRSKSTTSPVAVTCPEDGGSEFRGDDVTSSQQTYTEDYTKYTVQKLKQELTKHNFGAELLQLKNPNKKEILALYEKCVLQKS